A genomic region of Rubrivirga sp. SAORIC476 contains the following coding sequences:
- a CDS encoding acyl-CoA dehydrogenase family protein, which translates to MALPTIDSAPNGTAVAPDALSALAEKGVDLDRLAAAFGQMDEATVAASMKGLERASRPVAAAEPPAPNGDFFDIDGLISDAQRQKMSELRTFMETEVEPVINEAWLGDRTPLEVLVPGFRKLDLLTAIYGEDLETREANGSVMEGLLTMEIARVDVSTATFFGVHSGLAMQSLLVCGSDEQKAEWLPAMRAWDQIGAFGLTEPEVGSAIAGGVTTTARREGDTWVLNGQKKWIGNATFADLVIIWARDEADNQVKGFIVRPKNNPGYAVEKIRGKIALRAVENGLITLTDCHVPESDRLQKCDGFADVAEVLKLTRAGVAWQAVGCAMGAYERSQRYATTRMQFGRPIARFQLIQDKLVHMLGSVTAMQTMCLRLSQLQDAGEMNDAQASLAKVFTAARCREVVALARDLHGGNGILIENHVARAFADTEAIYSYEGTNEINSLIVGRHVTGLGAFV; encoded by the coding sequence ATGGCCCTCCCCACGATCGACTCCGCCCCGAACGGCACCGCCGTCGCGCCCGACGCCCTCTCCGCGCTCGCCGAGAAGGGCGTCGACCTCGACCGCCTCGCCGCCGCCTTCGGCCAGATGGACGAAGCGACGGTCGCCGCCTCGATGAAGGGGCTGGAGCGCGCCTCCCGTCCGGTCGCGGCCGCCGAGCCGCCCGCGCCCAACGGTGACTTCTTCGACATCGACGGCCTCATCTCGGACGCCCAGCGCCAGAAGATGTCCGAACTGCGCACGTTCATGGAGACGGAGGTCGAGCCCGTCATCAACGAGGCGTGGCTCGGCGACCGGACGCCCCTGGAGGTGCTCGTGCCCGGCTTCCGCAAGCTGGACCTGCTGACCGCGATCTACGGCGAGGACCTCGAAACCCGCGAGGCCAATGGCTCGGTCATGGAGGGCCTGCTGACGATGGAGATCGCGCGCGTCGACGTGTCGACGGCGACCTTCTTTGGTGTCCACTCGGGCCTCGCGATGCAGTCGCTGCTGGTCTGTGGCAGCGACGAGCAGAAGGCCGAGTGGCTGCCGGCCATGCGCGCTTGGGACCAGATCGGCGCGTTCGGCCTGACCGAGCCCGAGGTGGGCAGCGCCATCGCGGGCGGCGTTACCACGACGGCCCGCCGCGAGGGCGACACCTGGGTCCTCAACGGTCAGAAGAAGTGGATCGGCAACGCCACCTTCGCCGACCTCGTCATCATCTGGGCGCGTGATGAGGCCGACAATCAGGTCAAGGGCTTCATCGTCCGCCCCAAGAACAACCCCGGCTACGCGGTTGAGAAGATCCGAGGCAAGATCGCCCTGCGGGCCGTCGAGAACGGGCTCATCACGCTCACCGACTGCCACGTCCCGGAGTCGGACCGCCTGCAGAAGTGCGACGGGTTCGCGGACGTCGCCGAGGTGCTCAAGCTGACGCGGGCGGGCGTCGCGTGGCAGGCTGTCGGCTGCGCGATGGGCGCCTACGAGCGGAGCCAGCGCTACGCGACCACCCGGATGCAGTTCGGCCGCCCGATCGCCCGCTTCCAGCTCATCCAGGACAAGCTGGTCCACATGCTGGGCAGCGTGACGGCCATGCAGACGATGTGCTTGCGCCTGAGCCAGCTTCAGGACGCCGGCGAGATGAATGACGCCCAGGCGTCGCTCGCCAAGGTGTTCACCGCCGCTCGGTGCCGCGAGGTCGTCGCGCTGGCCCGTGACCTCCACGGCGGCAACGGCATCCTGATCGAGAACCACGTCGCCCGCGCCTTCGCCGACACGGAGGCCATCTACTCGTACGAGGGCACCAACGAGATCAACTCCCTCATCGTCGGCCGCCACGTCACCGGCCTCGGCGCCTTTGTCTGA
- a CDS encoding 3-hydroxyacyl-CoA dehydrogenase/enoyl-CoA hydratase family protein encodes METPTLTSSGTTPAWALKPFRTAAVLGAGVMGSQIAAHLANAGLHVLLLDVTPESIGKEGPKNSLVEGAFKAATKMKPDPFFTAEAQKRITLGNFDDDFDKIGEADWVIEVVVERMDIKQQVMARIEKAASDTAVISTNTSGLPIGEIAEGRSDAFKARFLGTHFFNPPRYLKLFEVIPTPDTDPAVLDRVAAFARVHLGKGIVIAKDTPNFIGNRIGTYAMLGAVEQFESGDYSIEEIDALTGQLIGHAKSATFRTADVVGLDTLRHVTANLYDAIPDDESRDRFLVPDVLQRLVDLKYLGAKSKAGFYKKEGKVIKSFDPATGEYADPKEVGFDAKSFRGGSLAETLRNLWADDGRAGQFFRTTTLDLIGYTARRTPEISDSPANIDRALQWGFGWEMGPYEMWDVLGIDTVRDALAEHDIAVPDWVADVPAEGFYRETEAGMPQVWMPGTGEVADDPRPADEWGLTFLKQDEANTLWQNDDAALLDVGDGVAVFEFRSKSNSLGQEVITGVMEAIDKVENDRDLRGMIIGNEGSNFSVGANLGEVAMAVMMGQLDELGPFIEAFQKAVFKIRYATKPVVVTTHQRVLGGGCEMTMACPNPVLAAETYMGLVELGVGLIPAGGGTTMMTARAAELATDASFPSEVQPWLRQHFEQIAMAKVAESAGQARAMNFVGEDAIIVMNDARRFHVAKQEVLRLSEQGYLPPAVRSNIMVLGAPGRAQFDVALEQFVKGNYISEYDRFLAQRLAWVMTGGDLSAPAEVHEDYLLELEREVFLSLLGEEKTQARIQSILTTNKPLRN; translated from the coding sequence ATGGAAACCCCGACCCTGACCTCCTCCGGCACGACGCCCGCCTGGGCGCTGAAGCCGTTCCGCACCGCCGCCGTGCTCGGCGCCGGCGTCATGGGCAGCCAGATCGCCGCCCACCTCGCCAACGCTGGCCTCCACGTCCTCCTGCTGGACGTCACCCCCGAGTCCATCGGGAAGGAGGGCCCCAAGAACAGCCTGGTGGAGGGCGCCTTCAAGGCGGCCACCAAGATGAAGCCCGACCCGTTTTTCACCGCTGAGGCCCAGAAGCGGATCACGCTCGGCAACTTCGACGACGACTTCGACAAGATCGGCGAGGCCGACTGGGTGATCGAGGTGGTCGTCGAGCGGATGGACATCAAGCAGCAGGTGATGGCGCGCATCGAGAAGGCCGCCAGCGACACGGCGGTCATCTCGACCAATACGTCGGGCCTGCCCATCGGGGAGATCGCGGAGGGCCGCTCGGACGCGTTCAAGGCGCGTTTCCTGGGCACCCACTTCTTCAACCCGCCGCGCTACCTCAAGCTGTTCGAGGTCATCCCGACGCCGGACACCGACCCGGCCGTGCTGGACCGCGTCGCGGCGTTCGCCCGCGTCCACCTCGGCAAGGGCATCGTCATCGCCAAGGACACGCCCAACTTCATCGGCAACCGCATCGGCACGTACGCCATGCTGGGCGCCGTCGAGCAGTTCGAGTCCGGCGACTACTCGATCGAGGAGATTGACGCGCTGACGGGTCAGTTGATCGGCCACGCCAAGAGCGCCACCTTCCGCACGGCCGACGTGGTCGGACTGGACACACTCCGCCACGTCACGGCCAACCTCTACGACGCCATCCCGGACGACGAGTCGCGCGACCGTTTCCTGGTCCCGGACGTGCTCCAGCGGCTGGTCGACCTGAAGTACCTCGGCGCCAAGTCGAAGGCGGGCTTCTACAAGAAGGAGGGCAAGGTCATCAAGTCGTTCGACCCGGCCACCGGCGAGTACGCCGACCCGAAGGAGGTCGGCTTTGACGCCAAGTCGTTCCGTGGCGGCTCGCTCGCCGAGACGCTCCGCAACCTGTGGGCCGACGACGGTCGCGCGGGCCAGTTCTTCCGTACGACCACGCTCGACCTGATCGGCTACACCGCCCGTCGGACGCCCGAGATCTCGGACTCGCCTGCCAACATCGACCGCGCGCTCCAGTGGGGCTTCGGCTGGGAGATGGGGCCCTATGAGATGTGGGACGTGCTCGGCATCGACACGGTCCGCGACGCACTCGCGGAGCACGACATCGCCGTCCCGGACTGGGTCGCGGACGTGCCTGCCGAGGGCTTCTACCGCGAGACCGAGGCGGGCATGCCGCAGGTCTGGATGCCCGGCACCGGCGAGGTGGCCGACGACCCGCGCCCGGCCGACGAGTGGGGCCTGACGTTCCTCAAGCAGGACGAGGCCAACACGCTGTGGCAGAACGACGACGCGGCGCTCCTCGACGTGGGCGATGGCGTGGCCGTGTTCGAGTTCCGCTCGAAGTCCAACAGCCTCGGCCAGGAGGTCATCACGGGCGTGATGGAGGCCATCGACAAGGTCGAGAACGACCGCGACCTGCGCGGCATGATCATCGGCAACGAGGGCTCCAACTTCTCCGTCGGCGCCAACCTCGGCGAGGTCGCGATGGCGGTGATGATGGGCCAGCTCGACGAGCTCGGGCCGTTCATCGAGGCGTTCCAGAAGGCCGTCTTCAAGATCCGCTACGCCACCAAGCCGGTCGTCGTGACCACGCATCAGCGCGTGCTGGGCGGCGGCTGCGAGATGACGATGGCGTGCCCGAACCCCGTGCTCGCGGCCGAGACCTACATGGGCCTCGTCGAGCTGGGCGTCGGCCTGATCCCGGCCGGCGGCGGCACCACCATGATGACCGCGCGGGCCGCCGAACTGGCGACCGACGCGAGCTTCCCGTCCGAGGTGCAGCCGTGGCTGCGTCAGCACTTCGAGCAGATCGCGATGGCGAAGGTGGCCGAGAGCGCCGGGCAGGCGCGGGCGATGAACTTCGTCGGCGAGGACGCGATCATCGTGATGAACGACGCGCGGCGCTTCCACGTCGCCAAGCAGGAGGTGCTGCGGCTCAGCGAGCAGGGCTACCTGCCGCCGGCCGTTCGCTCCAACATCATGGTGCTCGGCGCGCCGGGCCGGGCCCAGTTCGACGTCGCGCTGGAGCAGTTCGTCAAGGGCAACTACATCTCCGAGTACGACCGCTTCCTGGCCCAGCGCCTCGCCTGGGTGATGACTGGTGGCGACCTCTCGGCCCCCGCCGAGGTGCACGAGGACTACCTCCTGGAGCTCGAGCGCGAGGTCTTCCTGTCGCTCCTGGGCGAGGAGAAGACCCAGGCGCGCATCCAGAGCATCCTCACGACCAACAAGCCTCTCCGGAACTAG
- a CDS encoding acetyl-CoA C-acyltransferase has product MQINEAYLVASVRTPVGKAKKGALKDVRPEHLGAAAINGAMARVPGLEHAMIDDVVIGCAYPEGPQGNNMARAIAQIAKMPDSVPGVTVNRFCSSGVQTIAQAYNSIAMGQADVIVAGGVESMSSVPMGGFYFAPDPALTADDPEFYTSMGITAENVADKYNVSREDQDAFAVQSHQRAADAIANGRFDDELVPVEVEETVYDPETKEAVTRTFTHDTDEGPRPDTSVEALARLRPVFKNGGSVTAGNASQMNDGAAATILMSKARVDELEVEPMAKMLGFAVAGVAPELMGIGPMESIPKVLKQVGMSLDDIDLIELNEAFASQSLAILRELNISQDKVNVNGGAIALGHPLGCTGAKLTATLLHEMGRRGSRYGIVTMCIGGGMGASAVFENLRR; this is encoded by the coding sequence ATGCAAATCAACGAAGCATATCTCGTCGCCTCCGTCCGCACGCCGGTCGGGAAGGCGAAAAAGGGCGCCCTGAAGGACGTCCGCCCCGAGCACCTCGGCGCGGCGGCCATCAACGGCGCCATGGCCCGGGTGCCCGGGTTGGAGCATGCCATGATCGACGACGTCGTCATCGGCTGCGCATACCCCGAGGGGCCGCAGGGCAACAACATGGCCCGCGCCATCGCCCAGATCGCCAAGATGCCGGACTCGGTGCCCGGCGTGACCGTCAACCGGTTCTGCTCCTCCGGCGTGCAGACCATTGCGCAGGCCTACAATTCCATCGCGATGGGCCAGGCCGACGTGATCGTGGCCGGCGGCGTCGAGTCGATGTCGTCCGTCCCGATGGGCGGCTTCTACTTCGCCCCGGACCCCGCGCTCACGGCCGACGACCCCGAGTTCTACACCTCGATGGGCATCACGGCCGAGAACGTGGCCGACAAGTACAACGTCAGCCGGGAGGATCAGGACGCGTTCGCGGTCCAGAGCCACCAGCGCGCGGCCGACGCCATCGCCAACGGCCGGTTCGACGACGAACTGGTTCCGGTCGAGGTCGAGGAGACCGTCTACGACCCGGAGACGAAGGAGGCCGTCACGCGCACGTTCACGCACGACACCGACGAGGGGCCGCGCCCGGACACGTCAGTGGAAGCGCTCGCCCGCTTGCGGCCGGTGTTCAAGAACGGCGGCAGCGTCACGGCTGGCAACGCCTCGCAGATGAACGACGGCGCCGCGGCGACCATCCTGATGTCGAAGGCGCGCGTCGACGAGTTGGAGGTTGAGCCGATGGCCAAGATGCTCGGCTTCGCCGTCGCCGGCGTCGCGCCGGAGCTCATGGGCATCGGGCCGATGGAGTCGATCCCGAAGGTGCTCAAGCAGGTCGGCATGAGCCTGGACGACATCGACCTGATCGAGCTCAACGAGGCGTTCGCGAGCCAGTCGCTGGCCATCTTGCGCGAGCTAAACATCAGCCAGGACAAGGTCAACGTCAACGGCGGCGCCATCGCGCTGGGCCACCCGCTCGGTTGCACTGGCGCCAAGCTGACGGCGACGCTCCTCCACGAGATGGGGCGCCGCGGCTCCCGCTATGGCATCGTGACGATGTGCATCGGCGGCGGCATGGGGGCCTCGGCGGTCTTCGAGAACCTCCGCCGGTAG
- a CDS encoding VWD domain-containing protein, protein MRISLLTLLLAAVALAASPASAQTRSDWQMNRGQGHLDASSIAHGNEHGNPAFYALATIPAESDPNWGPAPNPETIGFSESSTVACFQAVDFTYFQTFVDVPANGQVNTFTIAFDGMDDGSRVTVFNADHPQGIVDEGSYVKLGGTGTADLARYLATGRNRIVVTQMDDCANQNNLRSATVVLNGSVVETEPTAEAPANACAALPGANSWGDVHISTPDGTVYDFQAAGEFLLLASNDGEVVVQSRQQPWESNPRVTVNKAVALNVAGTRVGVYLEPGPVVYVGDSRVEVASGTPTVLPGGGSICEVSGGGTASYRITWASGFTVGVRAFAGSHIDVGVARGGSGSMGFSGLIGDLDGNGANDMRVRGGSVLTSPLAFEALYSQFGDSWRITASESLFRYAGGSSTATYNQNGTSTEPLLLTDLNPTQRDRARAACVAAGVTTPALLGGCTLDVAGTGSAAFTASAVSAEVTVQTAGATVEGGMVGGGATMFPLLAGTDLVRGQRYYNESWTHYMIFQDDGNVVVYTADNGYVWGLESVTSSYSQITSVSVTSDGNFVAYGSGGNVIWSALTSGGGARTRLGLTRRGVLQLRSQRDGLWSNVGGTSETIEVDGTVILTGDVQVTLQWSTPVDLDLYVTDPAGDEVSYQNTSVPSGGVLDVDARRSCQATPETVENIVWTGTAPQGDYGIRVNYYTACDQGPADYTVTLRRGGEVVETWTGTLSYSESVTYPFSN, encoded by the coding sequence ATGCGTATTTCCCTACTTACTCTCCTCCTCGCGGCGGTCGCCCTCGCGGCCTCGCCTGCCTCCGCTCAGACGCGCAGCGACTGGCAGATGAACCGCGGCCAGGGGCACCTGGATGCTTCGAGCATCGCCCACGGCAACGAACACGGCAACCCTGCCTTCTACGCGCTCGCCACCATTCCAGCGGAGAGCGACCCGAACTGGGGTCCGGCCCCGAATCCGGAGACCATCGGCTTCAGTGAGAGCTCGACCGTCGCCTGCTTCCAGGCGGTGGACTTCACCTACTTCCAGACGTTCGTCGACGTCCCGGCCAACGGGCAGGTCAACACGTTCACCATCGCGTTCGACGGGATGGACGACGGGTCGCGCGTGACCGTGTTCAACGCGGACCACCCGCAGGGCATCGTGGACGAGGGCAGCTACGTGAAGCTGGGCGGCACCGGCACGGCCGACCTCGCCCGCTACCTCGCGACGGGCCGGAACCGAATCGTCGTGACGCAGATGGACGACTGCGCCAACCAGAACAACCTCCGGAGCGCCACGGTGGTCCTCAACGGATCAGTAGTCGAGACCGAGCCGACCGCCGAGGCCCCGGCCAACGCCTGCGCGGCGCTCCCGGGCGCGAACTCGTGGGGCGACGTCCACATCTCGACGCCAGACGGCACGGTCTACGATTTCCAGGCCGCGGGCGAGTTCTTGCTCCTGGCGTCCAACGACGGCGAGGTGGTGGTCCAGTCCCGTCAGCAGCCGTGGGAAAGCAACCCGCGCGTGACCGTCAACAAGGCGGTCGCGCTGAACGTCGCCGGAACGCGGGTCGGAGTTTACCTGGAGCCCGGCCCTGTCGTCTACGTCGGCGACTCCCGCGTCGAGGTCGCGTCCGGGACGCCGACCGTGCTGCCAGGTGGCGGCTCCATCTGCGAGGTCAGCGGTGGCGGGACGGCGTCGTACCGGATCACGTGGGCCAGTGGGTTCACCGTCGGCGTCCGCGCGTTCGCGGGCTCGCACATCGACGTGGGCGTGGCCCGCGGCGGCAGCGGGTCGATGGGCTTCTCGGGCCTCATCGGCGACCTCGACGGCAATGGCGCCAACGACATGCGGGTTCGCGGCGGCAGCGTCCTCACGTCACCGCTCGCCTTCGAGGCCCTGTACAGCCAGTTCGGTGACAGCTGGCGCATCACCGCCAGCGAGTCGCTCTTCCGCTACGCGGGCGGCTCCAGCACCGCGACCTACAACCAGAACGGGACGTCCACCGAACCGCTCCTGCTGACGGACCTCAACCCGACCCAGCGCGACCGCGCGCGGGCCGCGTGTGTCGCAGCGGGGGTCACCACGCCTGCGCTCCTCGGCGGCTGCACGCTCGACGTCGCCGGGACCGGGAGCGCGGCGTTCACCGCCAGCGCCGTCTCTGCCGAGGTGACGGTCCAGACGGCTGGGGCGACCGTCGAGGGCGGCATGGTCGGCGGCGGCGCGACGATGTTTCCGCTCCTGGCCGGCACGGATCTCGTCCGGGGCCAGCGGTACTACAACGAGTCGTGGACGCACTACATGATCTTCCAGGACGACGGCAACGTCGTCGTCTACACGGCTGACAACGGGTACGTCTGGGGACTCGAGTCCGTGACCTCCAGCTACAGCCAGATCACGAGCGTCTCCGTGACGTCCGACGGCAACTTCGTGGCCTACGGTTCGGGAGGAAACGTGATCTGGTCGGCGCTGACCAGCGGCGGGGGCGCTCGGACACGACTCGGCCTGACCCGCCGGGGTGTTCTCCAACTCCGCTCGCAGCGCGACGGCCTCTGGTCCAACGTCGGTGGTACGTCGGAGACGATCGAGGTCGACGGGACGGTGATCCTGACCGGTGACGTTCAGGTCACGCTCCAGTGGAGCACGCCGGTGGACCTCGACCTGTACGTAACGGACCCCGCCGGCGACGAAGTCTCCTACCAGAACACCAGCGTGCCCTCGGGCGGAGTCCTCGACGTCGACGCCCGGCGGTCCTGCCAGGCCACGCCCGAGACGGTCGAGAACATCGTCTGGACCGGGACGGCGCCGCAGGGCGACTACGGCATCCGAGTCAACTACTACACGGCGTGCGACCAGGGCCCCGCGGACTACACGGTGACGCTCCGGCGCGGCGGCGAGGTGGTCGAGACGTGGACCGGAACGCTCAGCTACTCGGAGTCGGTCACGTATCCGTTCAGCAACTAG
- a CDS encoding ECF-type sigma factor, which produces MDASDTLALINAVRGGDDRAADVLFSRVYGDLRRIAQRRISSQRGPVTLSATGLVHEAYVKMVDGGDWVDRSHFLAVAARAMREILIDRARARSAAKRGGGARPVTLDADLVGAENDVLDQVLALDFALGRLAERDADLAQIVELRFFGGLEVEEAAQVQGVSVRTAARRWARAKAHLHALLA; this is translated from the coding sequence GTGGACGCATCTGACACTCTTGCCCTGATCAACGCCGTCCGAGGCGGTGACGACCGTGCGGCAGATGTCCTGTTCTCGAGGGTGTACGGCGACCTGCGCCGCATCGCACAGCGCCGCATCTCGTCGCAGAGGGGCCCGGTGACGCTCTCGGCCACCGGGCTCGTCCACGAGGCGTACGTCAAGATGGTCGATGGCGGCGACTGGGTCGACCGGTCTCACTTCCTGGCGGTCGCGGCGCGGGCGATGCGCGAAATCCTGATCGATCGCGCGCGGGCGCGGAGCGCGGCCAAGCGAGGCGGCGGTGCCCGCCCGGTCACGCTCGACGCCGACCTCGTCGGCGCCGAGAACGATGTCCTCGATCAGGTGCTGGCCCTCGACTTCGCGCTGGGGCGTCTCGCCGAGCGGGACGCCGATCTCGCCCAGATCGTGGAACTGCGCTTCTTCGGTGGCTTGGAGGTGGAGGAGGCCGCCCAGGTGCAGGGGGTGTCCGTGCGGACCGCAGCGCGCCGGTGGGCGCGGGCCAAGGCGCACCTCCACGCGCTTCTCGCTTGA
- a CDS encoding serine/threonine-protein kinase, whose translation MSARSADTGPDWVALDAALDQALDMNESERDGFLASLDPALRAALDPLLRDALRADSFLERAEAMLAPLVCAPEAVVEEGVRVGPYRIDALIGEGGMGRVYRAHRADGAFDQTVALKVVRQSLALAGTDVAARLRCERDFLATLDHPGIARLIDGGETSDGVPYLVTEFVDGAPITTWADAHALVVRDRVRLVAEVARAVDHAHRRFVVHRDLKPSNVLVTERDGAPRPVVLDFGIAKLLAEAEEGTGAFPLTRTGMRMLTPAYAAPELFDSTLGVTAAADVYGLGALLYELLTGARPHGDAPVVPVTEPTRPSQVVREARAQPTSSTGALARSLRGDLDVICLKALHPDPARRYPSAADLAVDLERHLDGRPVEARPDSLWYVAGRFARRNRAAVAAGALALLFLVGGLVISLVSLNAERAAHAEAEAEARRATESVALLSDVFLESDPYHAGQDVTVREVLGTALDRVRTMSTPETRSRMLVMFGHLHNQWGEFSQSEDLYREAAQAASGGSVEQQAEARYGLGRSLGAQGRYREALPLFEQVYADLATESDLVPLRFRVLRDVAWIQREQGNVQGAIRTAERAVEIGRALDEEETSLALYELASTLLAAGRADVALPFAQEVYDIDTRLFGRLHAESAHAIGLLGEVQYRLSHLDEAARLQSDALAIQRRALGRQHPYTAQAHVALARTLLAAGDARGGVAQADSALALAAGIRADSSLWQSVLGIRAAALNQAGRFVEAEQVAREGLGWVPQEDPAGTVELDAHWALARLGQGRAVSPSLRATMEALDRSDPLLSRLHARLTQLQGGSR comes from the coding sequence ATGTCCGCCCGCTCTGCCGACACCGGTCCCGATTGGGTCGCCCTCGACGCGGCCCTCGACCAGGCTCTCGACATGAACGAGAGCGAGCGGGACGGCTTTCTCGCGTCGCTCGACCCTGCGCTACGAGCAGCCCTGGACCCACTGCTCCGTGACGCGCTGCGCGCCGACTCGTTTCTGGAGCGGGCCGAGGCCATGCTCGCCCCCCTGGTGTGCGCACCCGAGGCGGTGGTGGAAGAGGGCGTCCGCGTTGGACCCTATCGCATCGACGCCCTGATCGGGGAGGGGGGGATGGGGCGGGTGTACCGCGCCCACCGTGCCGACGGTGCCTTCGACCAGACGGTTGCCCTCAAGGTGGTTCGCCAGTCGCTCGCGCTCGCCGGGACCGACGTGGCCGCCCGGCTCCGGTGCGAGCGCGACTTCCTCGCCACCCTCGATCACCCCGGCATCGCCCGCCTCATCGACGGCGGCGAGACGAGCGACGGCGTGCCCTACCTCGTCACTGAGTTCGTCGACGGCGCACCGATCACGACCTGGGCCGACGCCCACGCGCTCGTCGTCCGCGACCGGGTCCGTCTCGTGGCCGAGGTGGCCCGGGCCGTGGACCATGCCCACCGTCGGTTCGTGGTACACCGCGACCTCAAACCGTCGAACGTGCTCGTGACGGAGCGTGACGGCGCGCCGCGGCCGGTCGTCCTCGACTTCGGCATCGCGAAGCTGCTGGCGGAGGCCGAGGAAGGGACGGGCGCGTTCCCGCTCACGCGCACCGGCATGCGGATGCTCACGCCGGCCTATGCGGCGCCCGAGTTGTTCGACTCGACGCTGGGCGTCACGGCCGCTGCCGACGTCTACGGCCTCGGTGCGCTGCTCTACGAGTTGCTGACGGGGGCGCGCCCTCACGGCGACGCGCCTGTCGTTCCCGTTACGGAGCCGACGCGTCCGTCGCAGGTGGTACGCGAAGCCAGGGCGCAGCCGACATCGAGCACGGGGGCGCTCGCCCGCTCGCTGCGGGGCGACCTGGATGTGATCTGCCTGAAGGCGCTCCACCCGGACCCGGCCCGGCGCTACCCCAGCGCAGCCGACCTCGCGGTCGACCTGGAGCGCCACCTGGACGGTCGCCCCGTCGAGGCGCGACCGGACTCTCTGTGGTACGTCGCCGGACGATTCGCGCGGCGCAACCGGGCTGCCGTCGCCGCCGGAGCGCTGGCACTTCTCTTCCTCGTGGGAGGGCTCGTGATTTCGCTGGTCTCACTCAACGCTGAGCGGGCCGCGCACGCCGAGGCCGAGGCCGAGGCGCGGCGCGCCACCGAGTCGGTCGCCCTGCTCTCCGATGTCTTCCTGGAATCCGATCCCTACCACGCCGGCCAGGACGTGACCGTCCGCGAGGTCCTCGGTACCGCCCTCGACCGTGTGCGCACCATGAGCACGCCTGAAACGCGGAGCCGAATGCTGGTCATGTTCGGCCATCTCCACAACCAGTGGGGGGAGTTCAGCCAGAGCGAGGACCTCTACCGCGAGGCCGCCCAGGCTGCCAGCGGCGGGTCGGTGGAGCAACAGGCAGAGGCGCGCTACGGCCTCGGGCGCTCGCTCGGAGCGCAGGGGCGGTACCGCGAGGCGCTCCCCCTCTTCGAACAGGTCTACGCCGACCTCGCCACCGAGTCCGACCTGGTGCCGCTGCGGTTTCGCGTCCTCCGAGACGTCGCCTGGATTCAGCGCGAACAGGGGAACGTGCAGGGCGCCATCCGAACCGCAGAGCGAGCCGTAGAGATCGGGCGAGCGCTCGACGAAGAGGAGACGTCGTTGGCCCTGTACGAGTTGGCCTCGACCCTCCTGGCTGCCGGACGCGCCGACGTGGCGCTGCCGTTCGCCCAGGAGGTCTATGATATCGACACGCGACTGTTCGGGCGCCTGCACGCCGAGTCGGCGCACGCCATCGGACTGCTCGGCGAGGTCCAGTACCGCCTCAGCCACCTCGACGAGGCGGCGAGGCTCCAGTCGGACGCCCTCGCCATCCAGCGGCGCGCGCTCGGGAGACAGCATCCCTACACGGCGCAAGCGCACGTGGCGCTCGCCCGGACCCTGCTCGCGGCAGGGGACGCCCGAGGCGGGGTCGCCCAGGCCGACTCCGCCCTGGCCCTCGCGGCGGGTATCCGCGCCGACTCGTCGTTGTGGCAGTCCGTGCTGGGCATCCGCGCGGCGGCGCTCAACCAGGCCGGGCGGTTCGTCGAGGCGGAGCAGGTGGCCCGCGAAGGACTCGGGTGGGTTCCGCAGGAGGACCCCGCCGGCACCGTGGAGTTGGACGCGCACTGGGCACTCGCCCGGCTTGGCCAGGGGAGAGCGGTGTCTCCCTCGCTCCGCGCGACGATGGAGGCGCTCGACCGGTCCGACCCGCTGCTGAGCCGCCTCCACGCGCGGCTGACCCAACTCCAGGGCGGCTCGCGCTGA